The DNA window GAGGACATGAAAGACATAACATATAGAGTGCCATCGGCTCCAATTGTGGGGGACCACTCTAGGTTATTTATGGGATATTTCCAGACCAATGAAGCTTCACTCCCTAAATCTGTAAATGCGTATAAATTTCTCTCTTTTGAAATTAAATCCGATGCAGCCAGGTATATAGTTCCATTTGAAGATATAGCCGGGGGAGCCATTATTCGATCAAATTCACTTATAATCCATTTCACCCGCACGTAACTGCTATTATCTTCAAAAGCATAAAGGTAAGAATTCCAGGAGCTATCCTGGGCCAGTTTTTCAAATCCCACATATATGGTGCCATCAGGGCCAATGGTAGAATATCCTACGGGGTAAATAGGGGCATCATCCCTTATTGTGTAGCTCCATTTACAAATGGCACTAGTTTGTATGTCTTTCAAGGCATAGAAGACGGAATAATAATCTAAATATTGGCGTACGAGAGCGTTAAAATAAATAGAACCCTCTTTGGATAAACTCACTTGACCCACCAGATTGCTGCTATCTCCATCCATAACAGTGTAATTCCATTTTTGGGTCCCATTGGAATTAAGTGCAAAAATAACCAACCTGCCATCATCGATATTCATTCTAGCACCTAAGTAGATGGTTCCATCAGAACCTATTACTGGTGAGGGGATGGGAGACGAGCCAGTGGGAGGGTCGCGAAGTTCCAAAGGTAAAATGTATTCCCAAACACATTTTGCTTCGGTTCCCGTATCTTTAAGGGCCATTAACGTCCCCTGATAGTAAGACATATCACCATTAGACTTCAGGGTCACATAAATAGTTCCATCAGGACCCAGGACGGGGTAAGATGTTATGATTGATTTTTCAGGATCTGAGAAGGTATAAGTCCATTTCGTAGTTCCATTGGGGTTCAGGGCAACCAGGCGGTAAATATCATACCGGGTATCACCAACGTCATCGTAAGCAACATATACTGTACCATCAGAACCAACGACTGGTGTGGATCCAAATAACACACTATTACCTTCAAAAACAGAGTTATTGGCCGATGAATAATTCCACTTTACTGAGTCATTTTGAGAAGATAGGTAAGGGGATTGGCCGGTTTTTTGATTATCATAAGCTGCTTGTGGCCACTGGTTATCTGATTCGGCTGCGCTAACCACAGAAAGAGAGATTAAAATAAAAATTCCTGTTAATATTATTTTTAGCCCTGTTTTTCCGGATAATGATTTTATTATGGAACTCCCCCCATGTAAAGGTAAAAATATTATTTCAAAAGCAATATTTAAGGGTTTAGATTTTCTTTATTAGGTTATCTACAATACCACCAGTTATATGATGCACATTATGGTGAATATATTGGTAAAAATAAAAAAAATAATTAAATTTTATTTATATTTCCTTAGAAAACGTCTCTATAGTGCTTTGCAGTTCCTGAGGTAACTTTTCTACTTTATTTGGGTCAATCACAGAATATAATGTTTGGGCCACCTTTTCTTTGTCGAGTCGTAGATCTCTTTCTTCTTCCAATTTTTCTATTGCTTTTTCCTGTTCCTTTATCGCAGTTTGTTTTCCTTCAGCACCTACATTGGCTCCAACATATGCACCTACTATTGTTCCAACGGCTGTTGTAAGTGAACCTACAATTACAGCTATATCACTCGTAGATTTGCTTATAGCATAAATACAAATAAATCCAAACAATACAAAGGCAGCTATTACTGCCACTAGATTGTATTTAAGCCTATCATTAACCATTTTTGTCCACCCCTCTATGATGTAGTTCATATTAATTTTTATTTTCAAACATATAAATCACTTCTTATATGATCGATTATGGCAATCCTGCACTCCTGCCGTGAATTGAACCGTTTTCTTGGTTGGGTGCCTGATGAGGGCGGGTTCTACAAGGCCACCAGTCATATGATGCGGAAGTTCTCACAACACCCAACTAATACACGCAATTATGCCTGAGGAGATACGTGAACATTTATGGGAATAAGTATCGAGACCTGTACGCACAGCTATTACTTGATTTGGCCCTAAACCTAAAAGTCTACATCAAGTACTGGAACACGTGAAATAACCGAAAAACTACCAATAACCCGGTAACAATTCAGAGAACTCCAAAAACGAAAACAGACTTTTGTGTGACATAGTCTCAGAGATGAAAAAAGAGTTGAAGGAACTGAAAGGTGAAGTTTAAGGCTTATTTTTTTTTATTGAGACTATTTAATTAAATTTTTATATTACTTTAATCAACTATTTTTAAATTAGTTTTAAAATTCGTTAAAGTAGGTGTAATGACATATGAGTTCGTGGAATTTAAAACAATTATTTTTCATAGCTATTGCCAGTGTTTTTTGGGTTCTTTCATTCATTTTTAATAATTTTTTACAACTAATTTTATTTTTAGGTTTTGTATTTATTTTACCTTTCATTCTGAATAAATTTTTCACAAAATATGATGATAGGGTGTATATTGTTATTGTAACATCAATTTTGTTGTTATCAACTATTTTCTATTCTATTTGGACTAAAAATAGTGATTTATTTAATATTGGGACGTATACTCCGTTTTTAGCAGGTTTAATTTTTGCTTTTGAATTAACTTGGGACCGGCGTAAATATTATGAAAAAATCACAATATTCCGTAAAGGAATTGAATTTTTAGAGGAGAAAAAATTCACTGAAGCTTTGGATAAATTTGATGAAACATTGGAATTGGATCCAAAATATCTTCCGGCCTCAATTAATAGAGCATTAACATTAGGGTTTCTAGAAAGACATAATGAGGCTATAAATGCATCTAATGACATTCTATTGAGACATCCTAATAATTTTATAGTATTAAACCTCAAAGCGCATGCTCTTCTTAAAGTGGGAAAATGTGATGAAGCTCTTGAAATTGTAGAAAGAACTCTTAAAGAACCATCATTGGATGATAATTTGCTGTTTGTTGCGCTTGTAAATAAAGGAGAAATATTATTTGAAAAAGGAAGTTACCATGAAACAATTGAATATTATGAGCAAGCATTAGAAAAAGTACCCCTCAAAAAAACATGGAAACTTCAAGGGTCTAACATTTCACTGACTGTATTAAATTATGAAATAGCAAAGGTTTGGTTTAGTAAAGGAAACGCCTATCAAAAACTCCAACAACTTGATGAAGCATTGAATTCTTTTGAAGAAGCTTTAAAATTAGATCCTGAAAATCAGGAAGTTTTAAAGGCTAAGAAAGAGCTTTTGGGGCTGATGAATTATGTCCTTTAAAAATTCATGATCCAACCCCAAACAAAAAAAACCCCTTCTATTTATTTTTTAACCAAAAAAGAAAACTTACTAAAACTTATTCATCTCCTAACCATTTATTACTTCTTCAACAAAATTCTGATGGAAAATTCTTGGGTATTAACTTATTCTACTAATTTTCCTTTTGATAAACTAAATATAATCAGCGAATCGTCACGTATTTAGTTTTAAAAGTATAAAGGCCAGCAATGACTCCAATAATTAAAAAAATTACTGAAATTTCAATTACAATATTAATGAAGGGTGTCATATATGGACTTATTCTCCCTAAATGCATTAACTGATCTCCTATAATAATAATTATTAATATAAAACCTATTATTAAGGGAGATATAACTTTACTTGACATAAATGTTTTACCTATCCTAGTTTCTGTGTATTTGTATCCATAATTCCAATCTGATTTTATAAAATGTGGGAGGCCATACCCTAAGACGGCACCAATGGGTATTGCCAATAATAATTGAAAAGAAAGCCCAACAGAAAGATATGCTGGATTTTTAGAAATGATTCCGGCATTATATATGAGCATTAATAATATTATACTTGCTATTGATAAGAGAACAATTATTATTGCCTTCCAGAAAGGTATTGCAATTTTTGGGATATCTATTGACTCAGAGTAGACTAATTCTCCGCCACACTCACATGCAAGGTCGAAATCTTCTGGAGATTCTCCTTCCTGGAGCTGATAGTATTCCCCACATTTATCACAGATTAAATATCCCATTTAAACCCCTGATATAATATGAATTAAGATTCGATTGATTATATTATTCATAATATTTATTTATAAATGAATATGCAAATAGTTAAATCCATTTAATTCCCTCTTATCCAAAAAAAAACAGACTAAATATTAGCCTAACAATTTATTCATTGTCCAAATTCTGATGGAAAATCCTTGAGTATTAGCTCCCATAATTTTTCTTTTGAGATTAAATCATGTGGTAATACCAAAATTTATATAATCATACTTCTAATGCTAATAATACATTACCATTAAAACTATTTAATGGAGTGGGGGGTTATTATGGACAAGGGCGAATTATTAATTGGATTGCCTATATTTGGGGTTTGTTTATTACTACTTTTAGGTCTTCATGATATTCCAGCTGAAATATATGTGGGAAACTCTGGATTTGACCCAAATGTTACTAACATATATCCAAGTAAGGTTACCTGGACAAACAATGACTCTCAAATCCATCGCATTATCAGTGATGATGGATTGTTTGATAGTGGTAATTTAAGCCCTGGTGAAAATTATACTTACGATTTCAGCTATCATAAAAATAAAATATATAAATATCATGATTCAACAAACACTTCTTTAAAAGGCACCATACAGATTGAAATGGGGCCAGGCCCCTACTAATCCTAAACAGATTCTCCTTACTTTTTAAGTGAAAAAAACAAACCTATTAAAGGTTAGTCCGTCCCTAACAATTTATTACTTCTTCAACAAAATTCAGATGGAACATCCTTGAGTATTAACTTATCCTACTAATTTTCCTTTTGATAAACTTAAAAATAAGGCGTAATCCTCGTTTTACTCAATTTTTTGCTATTTTTTATTTTTTTTAACATATCTTTTGATTAACCATATAATTGCCAATATAATTACTAAAAAAAATAGTAGACCAATTAATAATTGAGTTGTTGAAATGGTAGTAGTTGCAGTCATCGCATCTGCTATGATTTTCACCTCATTAACCTCTTTAGTGATGTAGTCTCATAAAGAATATTGTTAACTGGTGGGTGTGACAAAAAAATATTAAAAGTAGGAGAGGAGTTTTATAATGTTTAAATGTCGTCCAGAAAAAGATGCTGATCGAAAAGCTATTTTTGAGATTAACCGACTTGCATTTGGACAGGAAACTGAATCTTGTTTGGTTGATATGCTTAGGGAGTCTGAAAATTATGTTAATGGACTTTCATTAGTAGCAGAAAAAGATGGGGAAGTTGTTGGGCATATATTATTTACTAAAATATCTCTGGAGCCTCCCAATGGTGACTTCGTTGGTCTTGCACTTGCACCGATGGCGGTAAGGCCAGATTTACAACGACAGGGGATAGGGTCTAGCCTAATTATCGAGGGACTTAAAGCATGCAAATCAAGGGGATACAAAACAATAATTGTTATTGGACATCCGAATTATTATCCTCGTTTTGGTTTTTCTTCCGCCAGGGAAAAAGGCCTGGAATCACCATTCCCTGAACCTGATGAGGCTTTCATGGTACTTGAGCTAGTCCCTGGATGCCTGGATGGTGTTGAAGGGATAATAACATTTGCACCGGAGTTTACTGAGGTTGAATAGAACCCTGGTGGATTCATGCCCTGTTTTCTAATAAAATGTTTTTAAGGTATCATATGGTGAGTTTGGTTAGGTATTGGAGAGTGTTTAATTGGATAATTTGTTAAAAAAATTAGGATGGAATGCTTTTTTCGGGGAACATTTTAGGGAGTATGTAGGATTATATGAACCAGCAAGGGTCTCAACAGTGTACAAAAATGGTTTTAATGTGTACACTAAAGATGGAGAGGTTCGTGCCAGAATTTCAGGTAACCTACATCAAAATGGAAATCTTCCCGCTGTAGGTGATTGGGTAGTTGTATCTAAAGATAATGTTGGGCCTGTAACTATACATGCCATTCTTCCTCGAAAAAGCAAGTTTTCTCGCAAAGAAGCAGGAAAAGTTACCGAAGAGCAAGTTATTGTCACAAATATTGATACCATTTTTATTGTAACCTCACTTAACCGGGACTTTAACTTAAGAAGGATAGAAAGATACCTTGCCATTGCCAAAGAAAGCAAAACAGAGCCTGTAGTGATCCTGAGTAAATCAGATCTTTGTAAAGATGTAGATGAGAAAATAAATGAGGTTCTGGAGATCGCACCTGGGATAAATGTGATTGCTATTAGTGCAACCCGCAATGAGGGCATAGAACAATTATCACCTTACCTTAAAGATGGTAAAACCGTTGCATTACTGGGATCATCGGGTGTGGGGAAATCTACACTCATCAATGCCCTTGAAGGTTATAAAAGACAGAATATCGGTGAAATACGGGAAAAAGATAGAAGGGGAAGGCATGTTACCACCGAAAGGGAATTGATCATGTTGGAAAAAGGTGGTTTAATTATAGACAACCCGGGCATGAGGGAATTGCAGCTATGGGATGCTGGAGAAGGGATGCTGGATCTTTTCAGTGATATTATCGAACTTGAAACGCAGTGTAAATTTTCAGATTGTATGCATGAAAGTGAACCTGGATGTGCAGTTAAAAGAGCCATAAGTGACAAATCCCTCTCAGAAAAAAGGTTAGAAAGTTTCAGGAAATTACAGGGAGAAATGCGTGCTGTAGAAAGGAAAAAAAACCCTCAACTTGCAGGAAAAAAGAGATGGAAAGAAATTGCGAAAATGACCAAAGAGATTAAAAATGTTAAGAAACGATAAATCAATTAAACTATTCCCGAAGCTCAAAACTCATTCCAATCATTTATTCTCCGAATAAAAATACAATCAAAAACTTAGCCCACCCCTAAGGATGGCTTCAACAAAGCAACCAGTCACATGATGCGGAAGTTCTTCAATACCCAGTTAATTAATGCAGGAATGCCTTGGGAAATCAGAGAACCCATGATGGGACACAAGTTAAAGGATAGGGTCCGTGAGGCATACTTCCTAGCTGACCCAGAAGAGTTAAAAAAGGTTTACCTAATTATATAGAACACCTATCAGTCAAAGACTCCACGGCAGGAAAATATTCACAAGATGAAATCCGTGAACTACAAAGACAGCTATTGGAAATGAAAAAAGAGTTAAAAGAGTTAAAAGGTGAGGTTTGAGGGTTATTTTTTTTGATTGAGAACATTAACTTAAGTTTTTATATTACATGAAAAGTGTTTAGTACCATTTCGAGGCCAGGTTCGATGCTGGTAATGTTGTTATTTGGGCAGGGAACCGCAAAAATCGCAAATAAAATTCCATTTTTCATAAAGTATGTTGATATTACTGTTGTTTTTTTTCCTTCGTTAAGTGTTGTAACTTGATATGCGGGAAGACAATCTACAGTAAGATTTTTTTCAGATATTATGGTCGAATTGCTAAGTGGATTTTTCTCATTCTCAGAATTAATATGTTCTAATATAGTACCATTATAGTAACCAGCGTGGAAATGAATAAGATCTGTATTTTCACCTGTTCCTTTCCCTATCGAAAACAGGTAATCATTCGTTTCGTTTTACATTTGACCAAGAGACCATGTATTAGGAGCATTAAAAGATATGCCTTTTCCTTCAAAATGTTTAACATCACCCGATACAGTTTCTTTGACAGTATCCTGTGATGTGCATCCTGAGATAACTATAACAATCAGAACAAGGAGCAATAATCCAATGGAACTAATTTTTGACGACATACTTTTCAACTCGTGTATAATATTATACTTAATTGTTGCCCAGTTATTATTAATATTCATCTATTTATTTTCCCAAACCCCCAAACTCAAAACTCCTTCAAACCCCTTCATAACCCCAAAAGAAATGTAACTAAAACTTAGCCCGTCCCTAACAATTTATTACTTCTTCAACAATATTCAGATGGAAAATCCTTGAGTATTAACTTATCCTACTAATTTTCCTTTTGATAGACTAAAAAATAAGGCGTAATACCAAAGATTTATATATAATCAAAAGTGACAATTAATGATAATTATAAAAAAACCATTTTAGGGCCTTATTATTATATAAAAAGCCTTAATTAAGTTCTAATTAATAAATAGGTTTATATATGGTCTAATATAATAATTATTATTAGTTATGAAACCTAATAAATGTTTTTATAAAAATATTGGTCTTATTTTAATAGACAAACAAAAGAAAAGGCTATTAAAGACTAAAAACGACTCAATTATCAGGTTATTCTTTGATGATAAAGGTTTTATTTCAACCTTTAGAATTGATTGTAAATTCCGTTTGAAACCTCTTAACTCGTCTTTAGAGCAAATAGGTAAAAAATACTTGGAATTAGATGATCCCTCTTTTAAAAATTTCTTAAACTATTTGATAACGCCTGAGATGGAGATTGAGAGGATCTTCAATAACATTCGATACAAGTATTTGGAGTGTATTTATCATTCTGGTCTTGAAAGTCCTCAAAAATTTATTAATGCGGACTATAACAATGCTTTCCAATCATTAACAGGTATCAAAGTCTATCAGGGTAGTACTAAAAATAGAAAGCACAATGATGATTATTGGCGAGAAGCAGGGTTCCAAAAACCATCGGACATGGGCATCACATTTGATCCTGAGCGTAAGGACCTCCAGTTTATTTTAGATTATATTCGCAATTTCCACCAAGATGACTTTAACCGGATTTATAGAGAGCTAATTGCTATTAAACCAGGATTTCATGAGCTATTGTTGCACGAAGACTTTTACGACAGTATCCCTGCTGATGATAAAGCACGCTCACAAATTTTAAGACAATTACGACTTAAAAATAACCCTGATAGTGGAAATGACAAAAAAATGAGTAGATTACCCCGTGACATTAATAGCCAGAGCTACTTGACTTATGCTTCCTGTAATATAACAGAAGGTCCTTTTGTATTCCGTAAATGTATCAAAACCTCATATTATAATGAGATCCGCAAAATAAATTCAAGACATGAATTAAATAAACTAAATGAAAGTTTTAACATATTAGACTATTGTGATGGATCTATTAGATCCTTAGATGATCTAAAAAGGATATTAGATGATGCAGAAAGGTTTAAAGGATTCAATCACTTGAGGTATATTAAATGCCCGAAAAAATAGATTATTTAAAAAAAATAAGGGAATTAACCCAAGAATATTTCCAAATATCCCTTGATGACATTCCAATTCCAGAAACCGAACTAGTTAATATCGAACCGGACCGAGCAGATGGTTTACTGGTAGGTTCCAAAGAAGCATTAAACTACCAATACCTCGTTCAAGGAGATATAACACCATTTTTAAATAAAGCACCAGAAGGATACTTCTTAATAGGCTTTTGGGGACACGGATTCAACAGTTACGGATTCTATTACAGCAGGGTAGAACCTAATAGCAGGATATTCTTTAGATTACCATATGGTGGAGCTTATATGAACAATAAAAGAGAAGCCATACGAATAAAAAATTTCTTAATCAACTTTTTCGAATTCAAAAATAAATTAAAAACTGCAACCACATTCAATGTAGTTGAATCCATGGGAGAAGGTTTTCACGAAATCAAATACAAAGATCAGACTGTTAAATTCAAAGGATCAGTATATCGTCAGAGAAATCCTGAAAAACACTTCCAAAAAATCTTAAAATCTTTAAAAGTACCAACTAAACGCCATCAACATATTATTAAGCTTCCATCATGGGCAGGTAAAAAATATGAAGATATGACTCCCAAGGAACAGGAAGAGTATCAAGAACATTTAAGGCGTAAGTTCACTTGGGAACCTGGCGACCTTAAAAAGGTTGGTCATGAACCATTAACTGAAGATGAGAAAAAGTTGGTTGAATCGATTAAGAAACAAGAGGAAGATGTAAACAAAGAGTAGGGTTAAATCTTATGATAATATGAGTATTCGAGTATTATGGAATGTATTTGATCGAGATACTGATTTATGTAGGATCCATCTTGAAATTCATAATTGTTCAAAATAAACGATTGTTTTCTTTTTTCATTATTATAAACTGCGTTTATGAGGTGGATTATGGCGCTTTTAACAATTTTAAAAAGTCGTATTGTTCTTTTTAACATTTTTTCATAGCTTATATTATAATAGTCTTCTTTGTCGTCCCAATTATTATCATGGATTATTAATTTTTCGTGAATTAATTTGTTACGCATTATACGCAAATTGGTATAATAACCTGTTTCAAAGTTTAAATCTAAACTTAAATCATAAAGTGCATATAAACTAGCATTGTTAGATTCAATAATGTCTAATTTTAATCTCTTTTTATTATTTTTAATCCATTTGTTCTTTTCAATAGTGTCCATCCAAAGTTTTTCTGAAGTTATGTAAATATTTTTATTAAGTGGTATGCCTAACCAAAAATATTCGTTTATAAATCTCGCTATTTTATCTAAAATATTATATGCTTCTTTAAAAGCGCTTTTTAATAATCCGATATAAATATTAGATAAGCTATTGTCTTTGGTATTAGCAAAGGTTGTCCTTTGATTAATATTATCCAAATCTTTTGTATTGAATTGTGATTGAACTAATAATAATCTAGCGACAGCATAATCTTCTTTGATTTGGTTAATGGGTTTAGCTAATTTTAAAAAAACGCTTTCTTCGTTTTTGGGTAACCATAATCGTATGAATACTGGATCAAATATGGATGCTTCACAAATATCCTCATGAATATGGAAGTTTAAAAAAAGTTGTTTATTACTGCAGAATTCAATATAAAATCTTTCAAATAGGCTTAATTTACTTAAATCGTAGGGGTTATGTTCGATTTTTTTGGAAAGGTTTTTTTTATCCATGACTGATTCAATATATTTAATTTCTTTTTCAACACTATATTTAGCCTCTATTCCACCATTTGCTATTAAATCAGGTCGATATTTGACTGAATTAAGCATTTGGTATGTTTCACTATAAATTGCATCCCTATAATTACCAGATATATCTGCAAATACCCTCATAGCTATTGCTTTATTTGCAATTGCCATTGAAAAATTTGGGTCTAATTTTAAGACTTCTTCGTAAGCAAATAATGCATCCATATTTCTACCTAGAGTGCTTAAGCAATTAGCATAATTTGTCCATATCCGTTTCTGTAAACCTATCGGAGCATCTTTTAAGTATTTAATAGCATCTCTAGAGTATTCTTTAACTTTTTGTAAGTTGTCATTGTTGAGTACTTTCTGCCAACCTCTTTTTTTTGTAAATTCTAAATGATACAGGTTTCCATAGCCATTTGCAATATAATAATTTAATTTACATAATTGTTTATTGTTATAAACTTCTTTGTAAGCATCGAGTAAGTCTTCTCCGCGAGATATGCCTTTTTTAATCAATTTTGGATCATTATAATCACGACCCATATCAATAAGGTAACTTACATAATTCAATTTAAATTCTCCTGTTATTTTTGCTTCTATTTGAATCAGAAATTCTTTATACAAATATCATTAACGTTACAATCTTGGCATTTTTGGGAGTCACGGCAGAAACAGTAACCACGGCAATGTAATTTACTGCAATAAACATACAACCCTTTATTAATTTCTCTAAGAGTGTAATGAAGATTTAAATCACTCAAAACTTTCACTGCATTTGCTTGGTTTAATTCAGAACTTTTAATTATCCCTGTTTTTTCTAAAAACCTTTCATTAGCAGAATCTAGTTTATATGAGTCTTTAACAAATTTTAATTCTACAATGTCCCCCATAATATAATCAAATACATTAGGTCCGACTCCATAAAGCTCATTCCAAGGTTTTT is part of the Methanobacterium formicicum DSM 3637 genome and encodes:
- a CDS encoding PQQ-binding-like beta-propeller repeat protein, which translates into the protein MVSAAESDNQWPQAAYDNQKTGQSPYLSSQNDSVKWNYSSANNSVFEGNSVLFGSTPVVGSDGTVYVAYDDVGDTRYDIYRLVALNPNGTTKWTYTFSDPEKSIITSYPVLGPDGTIYVTLKSNGDMSYYQGTLMALKDTGTEAKCVWEYILPLELRDPPTGSSPIPSPVIGSDGTIYLGARMNIDDGRLVIFALNSNGTQKWNYTVMDGDSSNLVGQVSLSKEGSIYFNALVRQYLDYYSVFYALKDIQTSAICKWSYTIRDDAPIYPVGYSTIGPDGTIYVGFEKLAQDSSWNSYLYAFEDNSSYVRVKWIISEFDRIMAPPAISSNGTIYLAASDLISKERNLYAFTDLGSEASLVWKYPINNLEWSPTIGADGTLYVMSFMSSLYAINPNGTLKWTSDIPSSIKPAIAKDGTLYGGGTFVDDSHELVIYTSIIYAFMAPASDIYLLTSIDNQNPTLGDIVTATLKVGNNGPNVAYQTILKFTIPEGMEFINTWADNGTIYYDPATRMVIWNLGDVPVGDPHAYIQFMVERVGSFIISPEVTTASFNPDLNQKIQALFITVKSTNETETVDASNVKTVGMKNTGMPFNAIILALLIVLGSFLTARNK
- a CDS encoding tetratricopeptide repeat protein, translated to MSSWNLKQLFFIAIASVFWVLSFIFNNFLQLILFLGFVFILPFILNKFFTKYDDRVYIVIVTSILLLSTIFYSIWTKNSDLFNIGTYTPFLAGLIFAFELTWDRRKYYEKITIFRKGIEFLEEKKFTEALDKFDETLELDPKYLPASINRALTLGFLERHNEAINASNDILLRHPNNFIVLNLKAHALLKVGKCDEALEIVERTLKEPSLDDNLLFVALVNKGEILFEKGSYHETIEYYEQALEKVPLKKTWKLQGSNISLTVLNYEIAKVWFSKGNAYQKLQQLDEALNSFEEALKLDPENQEVLKAKKELLGLMNYVL
- a CDS encoding GNAT family N-acetyltransferase, whose amino-acid sequence is MFKCRPEKDADRKAIFEINRLAFGQETESCLVDMLRESENYVNGLSLVAEKDGEVVGHILFTKISLEPPNGDFVGLALAPMAVRPDLQRQGIGSSLIIEGLKACKSRGYKTIIVIGHPNYYPRFGFSSAREKGLESPFPEPDEAFMVLELVPGCLDGVEGIITFAPEFTEVE
- the rsgA gene encoding ribosome small subunit-dependent GTPase A; this translates as MDNLLKKLGWNAFFGEHFREYVGLYEPARVSTVYKNGFNVYTKDGEVRARISGNLHQNGNLPAVGDWVVVSKDNVGPVTIHAILPRKSKFSRKEAGKVTEEQVIVTNIDTIFIVTSLNRDFNLRRIERYLAIAKESKTEPVVILSKSDLCKDVDEKINEVLEIAPGINVIAISATRNEGIEQLSPYLKDGKTVALLGSSGVGKSTLINALEGYKRQNIGEIREKDRRGRHVTTERELIMLEKGGLIIDNPGMRELQLWDAGEGMLDLFSDIIELETQCKFSDCMHESEPGCAVKRAISDKSLSEKRLESFRKLQGEMRAVERKKNPQLAGKKRWKEIAKMTKEIKNVKKR
- a CDS encoding LA2681 family HEPN domain-containing protein, which encodes MNYVSYLIDMGRDYNDPKLIKKGISRGEDLLDAYKEVYNNKQLCKLNYYIANGYGNLYHLEFTKKRGWQKVLNNDNLQKVKEYSRDAIKYLKDAPIGLQKRIWTNYANCLSTLGRNMDALFAYEEVLKLDPNFSMAIANKAIAMRVFADISGNYRDAIYSETYQMLNSVKYRPDLIANGGIEAKYSVEKEIKYIESVMDKKNLSKKIEHNPYDLSKLSLFERFYIEFCSNKQLFLNFHIHEDICEASIFDPVFIRLWLPKNEESVFLKLAKPINQIKEDYAVARLLLVQSQFNTKDLDNINQRTTFANTKDNSLSNIYIGLLKSAFKEAYNILDKIARFINEYFWLGIPLNKNIYITSEKLWMDTIEKNKWIKNNKKRLKLDIIESNNASLYALYDLSLDLNFETGYYTNLRIMRNKLIHEKLIIHDNNWDDKEDYYNISYEKMLKRTIRLFKIVKSAIIHLINAVYNNEKRKQSFILNNYEFQDGSYINQYLDQIHSIILEYSYYHKI